A portion of the Stigmatella aurantiaca DW4/3-1 genome contains these proteins:
- a CDS encoding peptide MFS transporter gives MSTSTAQQFPSGPPSSAEASSSTPSEAPKGHPKGLYVLFATEMWERFSYYGMRALLVLYLLNYLQFQPADSSSVFKWYTSLVYLTPLLGGFIADRFLGLRSAIIIGAVLMAIGHFLMAFEPLPIFYTALVFLIAGNGFFKPNISTLVGKLYKQGDPRRDGAFTIFYMGINIGAFLAPLTCGWLRRNMGPIPGMGYHWGFGAAGVGMVLSLIIFLIGQKQVLRDVAAAGNLNEIVPQKKDPAALQASAEEPDEQVPSTGGFGGAIAKVFPWLLFALAVVVPASFFYQAATGQESWTNVIMPTVFALIGAWMGWTLLSIKNAARDKSTVIFVIFTFVVLFWMAFEQAGNALNIWAAYNTAALDLGLFSIEGEDYQAANAFFIIAFAPLLAMMWTGLARRGMEIPTAAKMLAAMFLITASFGAMVAGAAAENATVTRVPLAALPEGIQLETLNAGRFGYEPSSQELTVRGVLAPFAVTNALRPTVDKAYMAQIEAMEVAVKNASPERPVTFQFTGLPPGYTFPLSDKQGVSGWNEESRAVTMVGGLSPVSKAQLVGSGAPPAWRQAITSLAEQSKAAQVSGLWLLLSFLLATLGELCLSPVGLSMVTKLAPTRFASLFMGVWLMSNAVAQYVGGSLGEKWGQIVPTSYFAIFVYSSLVGAVVLLILQAPLKRLMHNVR, from the coding sequence ATGTCCACCTCCACTGCCCAGCAGTTCCCCTCCGGACCTCCGTCCTCCGCCGAGGCTTCGTCCTCGACCCCCTCCGAGGCCCCCAAGGGACACCCCAAGGGGTTGTATGTTCTCTTCGCCACGGAGATGTGGGAGCGCTTCAGCTACTACGGGATGCGCGCCCTGCTCGTGCTGTACCTGCTGAACTACCTGCAGTTCCAGCCGGCGGACTCCTCGTCGGTGTTCAAGTGGTACACGAGCCTGGTCTACCTGACCCCGCTGCTGGGCGGGTTCATCGCGGACCGTTTCCTGGGGCTGCGCTCGGCCATCATCATCGGGGCGGTGCTCATGGCCATTGGCCACTTCCTCATGGCTTTCGAGCCGCTGCCCATCTTCTACACGGCGCTCGTCTTCCTCATCGCCGGCAACGGCTTCTTCAAGCCCAACATCTCCACCCTGGTGGGCAAGCTCTACAAGCAGGGGGATCCGCGCCGGGATGGCGCCTTCACCATCTTCTACATGGGCATCAACATCGGCGCGTTCCTGGCCCCGCTGACCTGCGGCTGGCTGCGCCGGAACATGGGCCCCATCCCGGGCATGGGCTACCACTGGGGCTTTGGCGCGGCCGGCGTGGGCATGGTGCTCAGCCTCATCATCTTCCTCATCGGCCAGAAGCAGGTGCTCCGGGACGTGGCCGCGGCGGGCAACTTGAATGAGATCGTCCCCCAGAAGAAGGACCCCGCGGCCCTTCAGGCCTCGGCCGAGGAGCCGGACGAGCAGGTCCCCAGCACGGGCGGCTTCGGCGGCGCCATTGCCAAGGTGTTCCCCTGGCTGCTCTTCGCCCTGGCGGTGGTGGTCCCCGCGAGCTTTTTCTACCAGGCAGCCACCGGCCAGGAGTCCTGGACGAACGTCATCATGCCCACGGTCTTCGCGCTCATCGGCGCGTGGATGGGCTGGACGCTGCTCAGCATCAAGAACGCCGCCCGGGACAAGAGCACCGTCATCTTCGTGATCTTCACCTTCGTGGTGCTCTTCTGGATGGCCTTCGAGCAGGCCGGCAACGCCCTCAACATCTGGGCCGCGTACAACACGGCGGCGCTCGATCTGGGGCTCTTCTCGATCGAGGGCGAGGACTACCAGGCCGCCAACGCCTTCTTCATCATCGCCTTCGCGCCGCTGCTCGCGATGATGTGGACGGGGCTCGCGCGGCGCGGCATGGAGATTCCCACGGCGGCGAAGATGCTGGCGGCCATGTTCCTCATCACCGCCTCGTTCGGCGCGATGGTGGCGGGCGCGGCGGCGGAGAACGCCACCGTCACCCGGGTGCCCCTGGCGGCCTTGCCCGAGGGCATTCAGCTCGAGACGCTCAACGCGGGCCGGTTCGGCTATGAGCCCTCCTCGCAAGAGCTGACCGTGCGCGGCGTGCTGGCGCCCTTCGCCGTCACCAATGCCCTGCGGCCCACGGTGGACAAGGCCTACATGGCGCAAATCGAGGCGATGGAGGTGGCGGTGAAGAACGCGTCACCGGAGCGCCCCGTCACCTTCCAGTTCACGGGGCTGCCGCCGGGGTACACCTTCCCGCTCTCGGACAAGCAGGGCGTCTCCGGCTGGAACGAGGAGTCCCGCGCGGTGACGATGGTGGGAGGGCTGTCTCCGGTGAGCAAGGCGCAGTTGGTGGGCTCTGGCGCTCCGCCCGCCTGGCGCCAAGCCATCACCTCGCTGGCCGAGCAGAGCAAGGCGGCCCAGGTGAGTGGCCTCTGGCTGCTGCTGAGCTTCCTGCTGGCGACGCTCGGCGAGCTGTGCCTGTCGCCCGTGGGCCTGTCCATGGTGACGAAGCTGGCGCCGACGCGCTTCGCCTCGCTCTTCATGGGCGTGTGGCTGATGAGCAACGCCGTGGCCCAGTACGTGGGCGGCAGCCTCGGCGAGAAGTGGGGACAGATCGTCCCCACCAGCTACTTCGCCATCTTCGTCTACTCGTCCCTGGTGGGCGCGGTGGTGCTGCTCATCCTCCAGGCCCCGCTCAAGCGACTGATG
- a CDS encoding POT family MFS transporter: MAEPLPAKSSRFPPQIPYIIGNEACERFSFYGMRNILTVFLIDYLLVNANPDTAAREAMAKSHFHLFMSGVYFFPLFGGYLADRFLGKYRVILWLSLLYCVGHACLALFENSPTGFYTGLFLIALGSGGIKPCVSAMVGDQFTEENKHLVKKVFAIFYWTINFGSFFASLFIPLALKRLGPAVAFGIPGVLMFMATVIYWLGRRHYVIVPPTGHNPHSFLKVLFSALGNRRERPAGGDWLSGARKAHPEEAIEGVRAVFRINLLLMPTVPFFWMLFDQKASTWVVQARGMDQQIGSFTFQPSQMQFVNPALVMILIPVLAGVIYPAFQKTRWELTPLRRMPLGLIIGAFSYIIAGYYQVLIEGGTKLNIAWQILPYIVLTLAEILVSTTGLEFAYTQAPREMKGVVQSLWLVNTTLANIAVAIASSLNIFQGSGQFFFYSGLAFLAGVGMALMARKYKVRDYYQQSGPIPVGEHAAPGLTAKGA, translated from the coding sequence ATGGCCGAGCCCCTCCCCGCGAAGAGCAGCCGCTTTCCGCCGCAAATCCCCTACATCATCGGCAATGAGGCCTGTGAGCGGTTCAGCTTCTACGGGATGCGGAACATCCTCACGGTGTTCCTCATCGACTACCTGCTGGTGAACGCCAACCCGGACACGGCGGCACGGGAGGCGATGGCCAAGTCGCACTTCCACCTGTTCATGTCCGGGGTCTACTTCTTCCCGCTGTTCGGCGGGTACCTGGCGGACCGGTTCCTGGGCAAGTACCGCGTCATCCTCTGGCTGAGCCTGCTGTACTGCGTGGGCCACGCGTGCCTGGCCCTTTTCGAGAACAGCCCCACCGGCTTCTACACGGGCCTGTTCCTCATCGCCCTGGGCTCGGGCGGCATCAAGCCGTGCGTGTCCGCCATGGTCGGCGACCAGTTCACCGAGGAGAACAAGCACCTGGTGAAGAAGGTCTTCGCCATCTTCTACTGGACCATCAACTTCGGCTCGTTCTTCGCCTCGCTCTTCATCCCGCTGGCGCTCAAGCGCCTGGGCCCGGCGGTGGCCTTCGGCATCCCCGGCGTGCTGATGTTCATGGCCACCGTCATCTACTGGCTCGGCCGCCGCCACTACGTCATCGTCCCGCCCACCGGGCACAACCCCCACTCGTTCCTGAAGGTCCTCTTCTCCGCCCTGGGCAACCGCCGCGAGCGCCCCGCCGGGGGCGACTGGCTGTCCGGCGCCCGGAAGGCCCACCCCGAGGAGGCCATCGAGGGCGTGCGGGCCGTCTTCCGCATCAACCTGCTCCTGATGCCCACCGTCCCCTTCTTCTGGATGCTCTTCGATCAGAAGGCCTCCACCTGGGTGGTGCAGGCGCGCGGGATGGATCAGCAGATCGGCTCGTTCACCTTCCAGCCCAGCCAGATGCAGTTCGTCAACCCCGCGCTGGTGATGATCCTCATCCCCGTGCTCGCCGGCGTCATCTACCCGGCCTTCCAGAAGACCCGCTGGGAGCTCACCCCGCTGCGGCGCATGCCGCTGGGGCTCATCATCGGCGCGTTCTCCTACATCATCGCGGGCTACTACCAGGTGCTCATCGAAGGCGGCACGAAGCTGAACATCGCCTGGCAGATCCTCCCGTACATCGTGCTCACCCTGGCGGAGATCCTCGTGTCCACCACGGGCCTGGAGTTCGCCTATACCCAGGCGCCCCGCGAGATGAAGGGCGTGGTGCAGAGCCTGTGGCTGGTCAACACCACGTTGGCCAACATCGCGGTGGCCATCGCCTCCTCGCTCAACATCTTCCAGGGCTCGGGCCAGTTCTTCTTCTACTCGGGCCTGGCGTTCCTGGCCGGGGTGGGCATGGCCCTCATGGCGCGCAAGTACAAGGTCCGCGACTACTACCAGCAGTCCGGCCCCATCCCCGTGGGAGAGCACGCCGCGCCGGGCCTGACCGCCAAGGGCGCCTGA
- a CDS encoding M15 family metallopeptidase — MPPSLVRWSIVLLMLVLAAPVAFAEERRAPAKRSGASRKLLRVPGGERLRSDAALAFQKMHAEAHQQGVWLWVVSGHRSRAEQRYLYRLYRKGLGPRAARPGRSNHQRGTAVDVSVGDVSSAAYGWLSANACRFGFRRTVRSEPWHWEYRPKTTPLPKPGHACPDRYRPLPPAPAEVATPSPS; from the coding sequence ATGCCGCCCTCGTTGGTTCGCTGGAGCATCGTGCTCCTCATGCTGGTTCTGGCCGCGCCGGTGGCCTTCGCCGAGGAGCGCCGGGCCCCCGCGAAGCGGTCAGGTGCCTCGCGCAAGCTCCTGCGGGTCCCCGGTGGCGAGCGTCTGCGCTCCGACGCGGCGCTGGCCTTCCAGAAAATGCACGCCGAGGCCCACCAGCAAGGCGTCTGGCTGTGGGTCGTCAGCGGCCACCGCTCCCGGGCCGAGCAGCGCTACCTGTACCGCCTCTACCGCAAGGGGCTGGGGCCCCGGGCCGCCCGTCCGGGCCGCTCCAACCACCAGCGGGGCACGGCGGTGGACGTGTCGGTGGGGGACGTCTCCTCCGCCGCCTACGGCTGGCTGTCCGCCAATGCCTGCCGCTTCGGATTCCGGCGCACGGTGCGCTCGGAGCCCTGGCATTGGGAGTACCGGCCCAAGACCACCCCCCTGCCCAAGCCCGGCCACGCGTGCCCCGACCGCTACCGGCCCTTGCCCCCTGCCCCCGCCGAGGTGGCCACGCCCAGCCCGAGCTGA
- the uvrA gene encoding excinuclease ABC subunit UvrA, translating to MSEPDVITIRGAKEHNLKNVSLEIPKKKLVVFTGVSGSGKSSLAFDTLYAEGQRRYVESLSAYARQFLGQMEKPKYDTLRGLSPTISIEQKAASNNPRSTVGTVTEVHDYLRVLYASIGLQHCPQCGRKVGKQSAQQIVDEILKSPPGTKVQILAPLVTNRKGEHKDLLTEAQKRGFSRARIDGKLKSLEERIDLDKKSKHDIALIIDRLVLKPEVRTRLTDSVETALREGKGILIVTDEAGALASDRVMSELNACHACGLSFGELTPAAFSFNNPLGMCTDCNGLGTKAEMDPDRIVPDPSRTVRDGAIEPWASGMNKGEGWTAEFVESLAEAFKIPLDVPYAKMGQREKDLLMHGSEGKTFTVKWGEGGRYKMEWEGLVNKLMRSFKTTTSEAMRTYYQKFFSDKPCPTCKGDRLKPESRAVKVHGHSLVELSKQTISEALRFLGSMELTENERKIATELLKEIRSRLSFLVDVGLGYLTLDRTASTLSGGESQRIRLASQMGSELTGVIYILDEPSIGLHQRDNGKLLATLKRLRDLGNSVIVVEHDEETMEEADWIVDFGPGAGELGGQVVSQGTPKQVMADEESLTGAYLSGRKEIEVPQERRKPGKPQILIRGARENNLKDVDVEIPLGVLVAVTGVSGAGKSTLINEILYPALARQLYESREVPGRHKSIQGMEHLDKVIDIDQRPIGRTPRSNPATYTKVFDAIREVFALTQEARTFGYTPGRFSFNIKGGRCEACEGDGVKLVEMHFLADVYVPCEVCQGKRFNEATLRVRYKGKNIAEVLDMSVREAMQHFGAHKDIMRVLQTLEDVGLGYIRLGQSSPTLSGGEAQRIKLARELARVATGRTLYILDEPTTGLHFEDIRKLLLVLNRLVEAGNSVLCIEHNLDVIKSADWVLDLGPEGGSGGGRVLAAGTPEQVAQVPESHTGRYLAHVLQKARRQRVGQRVDTSATLPPPPAPEGRSNRRAAPTA from the coding sequence ATGTCCGAGCCCGACGTCATCACCATTCGTGGAGCCAAGGAGCACAACCTCAAGAACGTCTCGCTGGAGATCCCGAAAAAGAAGCTCGTGGTCTTCACCGGCGTGTCTGGCTCCGGAAAGAGTTCGCTGGCCTTCGATACCCTCTACGCGGAAGGCCAGCGCCGCTATGTGGAGAGCCTCTCCGCCTATGCCCGGCAGTTTCTCGGGCAGATGGAGAAGCCCAAGTACGACACGCTCCGGGGCCTGTCCCCCACCATCTCCATCGAGCAGAAGGCGGCCAGCAACAACCCGCGCTCGACCGTGGGCACGGTGACGGAGGTGCATGACTACCTGCGCGTGCTCTACGCCTCCATCGGCCTCCAGCACTGCCCCCAGTGCGGCCGCAAGGTGGGCAAACAGAGCGCGCAGCAGATCGTCGATGAGATCCTCAAGTCCCCGCCGGGCACCAAGGTGCAGATCCTCGCCCCGCTCGTCACGAACCGCAAAGGGGAGCACAAGGACCTGCTCACCGAGGCGCAGAAGCGCGGCTTCTCCCGGGCGCGCATCGACGGCAAGCTCAAGAGCCTGGAGGAGCGCATCGACCTGGACAAGAAGTCCAAGCACGACATCGCGCTCATCATCGACCGGCTGGTGCTCAAGCCGGAGGTGCGCACGCGCCTGACGGACTCGGTGGAGACGGCGCTGCGCGAGGGCAAGGGCATCCTCATCGTCACCGATGAGGCGGGGGCGCTCGCCTCCGACCGCGTCATGAGCGAGCTGAACGCGTGCCACGCGTGCGGCCTGTCCTTCGGGGAGCTGACCCCCGCCGCGTTCTCCTTCAACAACCCCTTGGGCATGTGCACCGACTGCAACGGGCTGGGCACCAAGGCGGAGATGGATCCGGACCGCATCGTGCCCGACCCCTCGCGCACCGTGAGGGATGGCGCCATCGAGCCCTGGGCCAGCGGCATGAACAAGGGCGAGGGCTGGACGGCGGAGTTCGTCGAGAGCCTGGCGGAGGCGTTCAAGATCCCCCTGGACGTGCCCTACGCGAAGATGGGCCAGCGGGAGAAGGACCTGCTGATGCACGGCTCGGAGGGCAAGACGTTCACCGTCAAGTGGGGCGAGGGCGGCCGCTACAAGATGGAGTGGGAGGGGCTGGTCAATAAGCTGATGCGCAGCTTCAAGACCACCACCTCCGAGGCGATGCGGACGTACTACCAGAAGTTCTTCAGCGACAAGCCCTGCCCCACCTGCAAGGGCGATCGCCTGAAGCCCGAGAGCCGCGCGGTGAAGGTGCATGGGCACTCGCTGGTGGAGTTGAGCAAGCAGACCATCTCCGAGGCGCTGCGCTTCCTGGGCAGCATGGAGCTGACGGAGAACGAGCGGAAGATCGCCACGGAGCTGCTCAAGGAGATCCGCAGCCGGCTGTCCTTCCTGGTGGACGTGGGGCTGGGCTACCTGACGCTGGACCGGACCGCCTCCACCCTGTCTGGAGGGGAGAGCCAGCGCATCCGGCTGGCCTCGCAGATGGGCAGCGAGTTGACGGGCGTCATCTACATCCTGGACGAGCCCTCCATCGGCCTGCACCAGCGCGACAACGGCAAGCTGCTGGCCACGCTCAAGCGGCTCAGGGACCTGGGCAACTCCGTCATCGTCGTGGAGCACGACGAGGAGACGATGGAGGAGGCGGACTGGATCGTCGACTTCGGACCGGGCGCGGGCGAGCTGGGCGGCCAGGTGGTGTCCCAGGGCACGCCGAAGCAGGTGATGGCGGACGAGGAGAGCCTCACGGGCGCGTACCTCTCCGGGCGCAAGGAGATCGAAGTGCCGCAAGAGCGGCGCAAGCCCGGCAAGCCGCAGATCCTCATCCGCGGCGCGCGCGAGAACAACCTGAAGGACGTGGACGTGGAGATCCCCCTGGGCGTGCTGGTGGCCGTCACCGGGGTGTCCGGGGCGGGCAAGTCCACGCTCATCAACGAGATCCTCTACCCGGCGCTGGCCCGCCAGCTCTACGAGAGCCGGGAGGTCCCCGGCCGGCACAAGTCCATCCAGGGCATGGAGCACCTGGACAAGGTCATCGACATCGATCAGCGGCCCATCGGCCGGACGCCGCGCAGCAACCCGGCCACCTACACGAAGGTGTTCGACGCCATCCGCGAGGTGTTCGCGCTGACGCAGGAGGCCCGGACGTTCGGGTACACGCCGGGCCGCTTCTCCTTCAACATCAAGGGGGGCCGCTGCGAGGCGTGCGAGGGCGACGGCGTGAAGCTGGTGGAGATGCACTTCCTGGCGGACGTGTACGTGCCGTGCGAGGTGTGCCAGGGCAAGCGCTTCAACGAGGCCACGCTCAGGGTGCGCTACAAGGGCAAGAACATCGCCGAGGTGCTCGACATGAGCGTGCGCGAGGCGATGCAGCACTTCGGGGCCCACAAGGACATCATGCGGGTGCTCCAGACGCTGGAGGACGTGGGGCTGGGCTACATCCGGCTGGGGCAAAGCTCCCCGACGCTGTCGGGCGGCGAAGCGCAGCGCATCAAGCTGGCGCGGGAGCTGGCGCGGGTGGCCACCGGCCGCACGCTCTACATCCTGGACGAGCCCACCACGGGCCTGCACTTCGAGGACATCCGCAAGCTGCTGCTGGTGCTCAACCGGCTGGTGGAGGCAGGCAACTCGGTGCTCTGCATCGAGCACAACCTGGACGTCATCAAGAGCGCGGACTGGGTCCTGGATCTCGGCCCCGAGGGGGGCTCGGGCGGAGGCCGGGTGCTCGCCGCGGGCACCCCCGAGCAGGTGGCCCAGGTCCCCGAGAGCCACACCGGCCGGTACCTGGCCCACGTGCTTCAAAAGGCCCGCCGCCAGCGGGTCGGTCAACGGGTGGACACTTCCGCCACGCTGCCCCCGCCCCCCGCACCCGAGGGCCGGAGCAACCGCCGAGCGGCCCCGACGGCGTGA
- a CDS encoding DMT family transporter, translating into MKGFTVPERWRGMPLLILASFLFALMALFARMLSGQLSVGQVVCGRFAVGLVFLAVYYPAVRRRPRFGRPLLWALRGVFGGISVYLYFVCIDRVAVGPAVLLNACWPIYGSILGYFFLKEHVSGPLLAGLVMTTVGAGLVIWGTSLETSSLSFGLGAWAGMFSAVFSGAAVVAMRALRNDTDAATVFLSFCFFGLLFGLPFALADWRPLSPHTVGLLVGVGLASAVAQMIFTYAMGYVTTAMGGVGSQLTPVFSWLLGAVFLAEPLAPLALLGAALCVGGVLWGTGLLHKLLAPSPLSPPPGRPNA; encoded by the coding sequence ATGAAGGGCTTCACGGTGCCCGAGCGCTGGCGTGGCATGCCATTGCTCATTCTGGCCAGCTTCCTCTTCGCGCTCATGGCCTTGTTCGCCCGGATGCTTTCAGGCCAGCTGTCCGTGGGGCAGGTGGTTTGCGGCCGGTTCGCCGTGGGGCTCGTCTTCCTGGCGGTCTACTACCCGGCCGTGCGGCGCCGGCCCCGCTTTGGCAGGCCCTTGCTCTGGGCCCTGCGAGGTGTCTTCGGGGGCATCTCGGTCTACCTTTATTTCGTCTGCATCGACCGGGTGGCGGTGGGGCCCGCGGTGCTGCTCAACGCCTGCTGGCCCATCTACGGCTCCATCCTGGGCTACTTCTTCCTCAAGGAGCACGTCAGCGGCCCGCTGCTGGCGGGGCTGGTGATGACCACGGTGGGCGCGGGGCTCGTCATCTGGGGCACGTCGCTGGAGACCTCCAGCCTCTCCTTCGGGTTGGGGGCGTGGGCGGGCATGTTCTCGGCCGTCTTCAGCGGCGCGGCCGTCGTCGCCATGCGCGCCCTGCGCAATGACACGGACGCGGCCACCGTCTTCCTGTCCTTCTGTTTCTTCGGGCTGCTGTTCGGGCTGCCCTTCGCCCTGGCCGACTGGCGTCCGCTCTCGCCGCACACGGTGGGGTTGCTGGTGGGGGTGGGGCTGGCCTCGGCGGTGGCGCAGATGATCTTCACCTACGCCATGGGGTACGTCACCACGGCCATGGGCGGCGTGGGCTCGCAGCTCACCCCCGTTTTCTCCTGGCTGCTGGGCGCCGTGTTCCTCGCCGAGCCGCTGGCGCCGCTGGCCCTGCTGGGGGCCGCGCTGTGCGTGGGCGGGGTGCTCTGGGGCACGGGGTTGCTCCACAAGCTCCTGGCCCCTTCGCCCCTTTCGCCTCCTCCGGGACGGCCGAACGCGTAA
- a CDS encoding choice-of-anchor D domain-containing protein, with translation MWGRRWAWVVAWVCVAGGLGGCDRPNSGNRVRTGFAARPQALAFGPAALGSTKTVKLRLANEGRAPLRVEGASVSVPNVEIAPFEPFSLSAGGEYELEVRFSPAVEGPVQGVVEILTDADSDGSAGSRVNFEGLGVKAWVEVKSQALDFGNVALDTVQILELRLRNPTAVESPLRLMMAGADADQFSSSTEGPVLMLPAGRQMSLPIAFKPRRLGVASAEVLVEVCEGCAPLAVPLKGMGIASQLEISPLRVDFGQVALGAMAEERIMVRNQGTEPMSYQGARILDETGTFRVVSAVVPPGGTLRPGESAEIRVAFSPAALGARAEARVEIDVRPPGSAAPSPKVALSGEGGSTCVTVLPRTLDLGVVAEGMSATRPVKVINRCRTPVLVSDLQIDTRQGGFFSLAQAPASTPIAPGQSATVGITFTPRAGAGQGEAQLSVSVRSGSLTSTEGVVLKGQGEAFAPCKYELSPKTLDFGKVPVGAEVLLGASLSNTGSTACYLAGLQLVEGSDPVFSAQPVQNTLLAPGQKAQLLVRFKPGAEGTYGGLAEGWVNHPSAGHPTLNVVGEGVHGCFAVQPTHLAFGTSQLTCEPRTQELIAYNGCAGPITIGGMRLEQDSVEFTLADVPAFPLTLAAGGQFRLFATYAPVDEGTDAAVLRFELGPDAVYTASLLGGGVKKAEQTDHFIQESEAKVDVLFVVDNSGSMMEEQQSLGSNFAAFLSSANAAGVDYHIGVTTTGLEASPGGWSACTGGAEGGENGRLFPVDGSSPRIITPITPNAPAVFARNTQVGVCHWSEQGLEAAYRALSQPLLHSEDDPRTAPPADGNGGFLREEARLALIFLTDEEDFSTQSVSFYETYFRALKDNDPSKLSISAIAGPANLSTCPTASSSGNRYIQLAEATGGVVESICTPNWAQSLKKLSSNAFGPNRSFPLSEEPEDPAQITVTVDGVPVTSGWQYNPDTRTLVFDAETAPLPGAWVEVTYPLGC, from the coding sequence ATGTGGGGACGTCGGTGGGCCTGGGTGGTGGCGTGGGTGTGCGTGGCGGGAGGGCTGGGAGGGTGTGATCGCCCGAACTCCGGCAACCGAGTGCGCACGGGCTTCGCGGCCCGGCCCCAGGCCCTCGCCTTCGGCCCGGCGGCGCTGGGCTCCACCAAGACGGTGAAGTTGCGGCTGGCCAACGAAGGCCGGGCCCCGCTGCGCGTGGAGGGGGCTTCCGTCAGCGTTCCCAACGTGGAGATCGCCCCCTTCGAGCCCTTCTCGCTGAGCGCGGGGGGAGAGTACGAGCTGGAGGTGCGCTTCTCGCCCGCGGTGGAGGGCCCCGTGCAGGGCGTGGTGGAGATCCTCACCGACGCGGACTCGGATGGGAGCGCCGGCTCGCGGGTGAACTTCGAGGGCCTGGGCGTCAAGGCCTGGGTCGAGGTGAAGAGCCAGGCGCTGGACTTCGGCAACGTGGCGCTGGACACCGTGCAGATCCTCGAGCTGCGGCTGCGCAACCCCACCGCCGTGGAGAGCCCGCTGCGGCTGATGATGGCCGGGGCGGACGCGGATCAGTTCTCCTCCAGCACGGAGGGCCCGGTGCTCATGCTGCCCGCGGGCCGGCAGATGTCGCTGCCCATCGCGTTCAAGCCGCGCCGCCTGGGCGTGGCCTCCGCCGAGGTGCTCGTGGAAGTGTGCGAGGGGTGCGCGCCGCTGGCCGTTCCCCTCAAGGGCATGGGCATCGCCTCGCAGTTGGAGATCTCTCCGTTGCGGGTGGACTTCGGCCAGGTGGCCCTGGGGGCCATGGCCGAGGAGCGCATCATGGTGCGCAACCAGGGCACCGAGCCCATGAGCTACCAGGGGGCGCGCATCCTCGATGAGACGGGGACGTTCCGCGTGGTGAGCGCGGTGGTGCCCCCGGGCGGGACCTTGCGGCCGGGCGAGTCGGCGGAGATCCGCGTGGCCTTCTCGCCGGCGGCGCTGGGCGCGCGGGCCGAGGCGAGGGTGGAGATTGACGTGAGGCCCCCGGGTTCGGCCGCGCCCTCGCCCAAGGTGGCCCTGAGCGGCGAGGGCGGCTCCACGTGCGTGACGGTGCTGCCCCGGACGCTGGACCTGGGGGTGGTGGCCGAAGGCATGTCCGCCACCCGCCCGGTGAAGGTCATCAACCGCTGCCGCACCCCGGTGCTGGTGAGCGATCTGCAAATCGACACGCGGCAAGGGGGGTTCTTCTCGCTGGCGCAGGCCCCCGCAAGCACCCCCATCGCCCCGGGGCAGTCGGCCACCGTGGGCATCACCTTCACGCCCAGGGCGGGGGCGGGGCAGGGCGAGGCTCAGCTGTCCGTGTCCGTGCGCAGCGGCAGCCTCACCTCCACCGAAGGGGTGGTGCTGAAGGGGCAGGGCGAGGCCTTCGCGCCGTGCAAGTATGAGCTCTCGCCGAAGACGCTCGACTTCGGGAAGGTGCCGGTGGGCGCCGAGGTGCTGCTGGGCGCCTCCTTGAGCAACACGGGCTCCACGGCGTGCTACCTGGCGGGGTTGCAGCTCGTGGAAGGCTCGGATCCGGTCTTCAGCGCCCAGCCGGTGCAAAACACCCTGCTGGCCCCGGGCCAGAAAGCCCAGTTGCTCGTCCGGTTCAAACCCGGGGCGGAAGGCACCTACGGTGGCCTGGCCGAGGGCTGGGTGAACCACCCCTCCGCGGGGCACCCCACCCTGAACGTGGTGGGCGAAGGGGTGCATGGCTGCTTCGCCGTGCAGCCCACGCACCTGGCGTTCGGCACCTCGCAGCTGACGTGCGAGCCGCGCACGCAGGAGCTCATCGCCTACAACGGTTGCGCCGGGCCCATCACCATCGGCGGCATGCGGCTGGAGCAGGACTCCGTGGAGTTCACGCTGGCCGATGTGCCCGCCTTCCCGCTGACGCTGGCCGCGGGCGGGCAGTTCCGGCTGTTTGCCACGTACGCGCCGGTGGATGAGGGGACCGATGCGGCGGTGCTGCGCTTCGAGCTCGGGCCGGACGCCGTCTACACCGCGAGCCTGCTGGGCGGAGGGGTGAAGAAGGCCGAGCAGACCGACCACTTCATCCAGGAGTCCGAGGCCAAGGTCGACGTGCTCTTCGTCGTGGACAACTCGGGCTCGATGATGGAGGAGCAGCAGAGCCTGGGCAGCAACTTCGCGGCCTTCCTGAGCAGCGCCAACGCCGCGGGCGTGGACTACCACATCGGTGTCACCACCACGGGCCTGGAGGCGTCGCCGGGCGGGTGGTCCGCCTGCACGGGAGGCGCCGAGGGAGGGGAGAACGGCCGGCTCTTCCCCGTGGATGGCTCCTCGCCGCGCATCATCACGCCCATCACCCCGAATGCGCCGGCGGTCTTCGCGCGCAATACCCAGGTGGGTGTGTGCCATTGGAGCGAGCAAGGGTTGGAGGCGGCCTACCGGGCGCTCTCCCAGCCGCTGCTGCACAGCGAGGATGATCCGCGCACGGCCCCGCCCGCGGATGGCAATGGCGGCTTCCTGCGCGAGGAGGCGCGGCTGGCCCTCATCTTCCTCACCGACGAGGAGGACTTTTCCACCCAGTCGGTGAGCTTCTACGAGACCTACTTCCGCGCGCTGAAGGACAATGATCCCTCCAAGCTGAGCATCTCGGCCATCGCCGGGCCCGCGAACCTGTCCACCTGTCCTACCGCGAGCAGCTCGGGCAACCGCTACATCCAACTGGCCGAGGCCACCGGGGGCGTCGTGGAGAGCATCTGCACGCCCAATTGGGCCCAGTCTCTC